The Panicum virgatum strain AP13 chromosome 6K, P.virgatum_v5, whole genome shotgun sequence nucleotide sequence aacataaaaagggatgagaggaatcAAACACTTGACACAAGGATGTATCCTGTGGTATCTGTAGGCAAATGTCACCCCTGGTCTATGctgttgaagcactcaatcaagagtatcgcttcccgtccaccaagtctcttccggggACACCTTGACTTGCCATAGAGGCAATGCCACTAAGGTTTACCCAAGTTCCAGGTCACTTTGGTCCCGTTTTCCaataaggagcttctccacaaagaatGGGGGGTCTCCACATCTCTAGCACAAGTTCGTCtatgccactccacaccaagccggagggttgaAGACtagccggcgagccaccaagactccaaggaggccggcgcacagagatacacaggtggttcactctagaaccagcacACAAGGTtcaacaccttgctctctcactctctcaagagctaatcctagcactaacactcacaaagcttgtgctagacctaaggatttgatcactaagcactTTGGTTggtttggaggtgttcttcaatgtgtatgggGTCTCCCTCAACTTCAGCAACACCAAAATGGccggggatggcatatatatagcccacacactcgaggtagccgtttgtagccgttgggcacaattctgcgtaggcatcggtaCAACCGGTAAtcttgcatcggttcaaccgatcacTAATAGGTCGAAACTAGCCATTGGATCAATGACACGCTCTGCTGCTGACTCAGCTGTCATCGGTTAAATTGATGCATTGTACCGATGCCCATCAGTTCATCCGATGCTGAAGATTTTTCTCCTCGGCTCCCTACAGCGCAGACGTCATTGCTCCGACACGTTGCTTCAATGCTtcaccagttcaaccggtgttgaAGACTTTGTTCCTTGCCGCTTAACATGCTCTCTAAGTAATAGTATagtgaatgcaccgatgcatgTTTTttgaccgtcggtttaaccggtgcttctTAGTTTTCTTCTGGTGACTCAGCCATGCACCCTCCAATGTACCGATGCCTATGCGTTGATTTATCCGATGACCATCGATTTGACCGATGGCTaggcgtcagtttaaccggtgtagcTAATTCTGCTGACACATGTAATCCCagtaatcaagtctcttctggGCCTCTTCTTGacttcgccaccaaggctaTGTCAAGTCAGCACGGTCATGTTGAGcccgctttccactaaggagcttctccatgaaagataggggtctccacgtcccccgcacaaagtcgtCGACGCCACTCCACACAAAGCCAAAGGGTCgaagacttgccggcgagccaccaagactccaaggaggTTGGCGCACCGAGATATACAAGAGGTTCACTCTAGGACTAGCACACAAGGCTCAACACtctgctctctcactctctcaagagctaatcctagcactaacactcacaaagcttgtgttAAGTCTaagatttgatcactaagcaatttggttggcttggaggtATTCTTCAATGTGTACGGGGTCTCCCTCAACTctagcaagcttcaaatgactCGGGGATGACATATATATAAGCCACCAAGTCCACAGAGCCGTTGTTAGCCGTTATGCCTTTTTCTGTATAGACATCGGTTAAATCGGTGGGTaccgttggtttaaccggtccCACACAGGCCGAAACTAGCTGTTGAATTCTCTGACACGCTCTGCTGCTGACTCAGCTTTCATTGGTTAAAGCGATGCATTGCACCAATgcccatcggttcatccgatgctgAAGATCTTTCTCCTCAGCTCCCTGCAACActgacgtcattgctccgacGTGTTGCTCCAATGCTTCACCAGtgcaaccggtgctgaagacttgatTCCTTACCACTTGATATGCTCTCTGAGTAATAGTATGGTGAATGCACCGATGTATATTTTTcgaccgtcggtttaaccgctgcttcttggttttcttctggTGACTCAGCCGCGGACCCTCCAATGTACTGACGTCTATGCGTCAATTTATCCGATGACCATTGGTTTGACCGATGGCTAgacatcggtttaaccagtaCAGCTAATTCTGCTGACACTTGGCTTCTCTACGGCGAATTGGACACATCTCGACTGTGAATTAGACAGATCAAATTACATCCATGGAACCTAGGAATTCTAcaaatgtgatctcacaaacttgttagtcccattgattatgttgtcacacaatcactaaaatcacaaaacaatggcctaattgGGCCATGTTCCTTTCAAGTGTACAaactctgcagagtgtaaaactgatatattagCCTTGCTCATGGTTAAAAGCGGCTtagaccctcacatgataattgaacttgaagatgaTCTAAATTGATGTTATTTATTCATGTTGTCTGTTATTTCAGCTATCTATTTGTGGGTTAATGGTATAAACTTATATttagttaatgcttgctaataaaatttgatcaaCTAAAAGTGCTTAATACAGTCAAATtatgtcagctattccttgattTGGCCTTGCATGTCGTATAATTTCCatccacttgttgagtaccaaccataaatatactcacccttgcataatGTTGTTCAGACAAAGATAATTGTCTGGAGTTCCAAGAAAATTTTGAGGGGTTCTAGGCatatgtctcccagtcatctgTCTATGAAGATGAAGTTCCGCTGTTATTCTGATATGCTATTTATTCGCTTAAGATTAAGACATTCCATCATGTAATAAAGTTCTTAATACTCTCTTTCGTTATGGTATTGTAATGGTATTCACTTTATTTATATCTATCATATGTATGGAACTTGATCTTGGCatacatatgagatgcattttatttcttttctaaaccgggtgtgacaccgacccgcctctaaaaatgatgctcatttgtaggggcgggtgagggggtgatcCACCCTTACAATTTGGTTTTTTGGTGGCActattgctacagtaaccctgCTCTATTTGTAGAAATATGTGGAATTTTGGTCTGTCCATAAAAAAATCGAGATATTGCTAGaaattgtttttgtagtagtgaaaaaATCCACCCTAGAAACAGTTTTCGAACCGTTACTAACTCCAGCCTGCATAAGAAACCGTCTAATGGAAACTGTGAGCCTGACCGTTGTCAAAGAACCGTGTAGTGGAAACGGTCGAGAGCCGTTTGCGTCAGAGCAGGACGGTCGAGGTCCGTTTTGCCCAAGTCCAGATCCTAGCGACGGGTGCCACACCTTTGGACCGTGGAGACCTACCCTGGAGGCTTGCCGCGCGCTTTGCCTATGCGCTGGTGCCGCGTAGGGGCTATACGTCGCTCGTGTTACAAAATCACGATCTATGGCCTGAAGCACGGCCCAATAGCAACCGATCCAATAAATATTCGACAGCCTGCTGTATTGATTGGTCCATCCACGCTACTAGGGGCCTACTAGGCGTGGTTGGAGCGgggctttttttatttttaacattatttttattgttttttagaaaaatagcatctaaattttttttacagaaatagcTCCCTAGCGCCACCACTCATGACGTCTGGATCCAAATGTaaagaaaaaatttacatttagatCCTGACACCTTGaatgaacttgtaaaatcgatataaaattgtaaatgaattagaaaaatacatactcaactgttctggaatctatGCAagtagatctacaacttttactACATGAACTTTTTTATTTGCTCACTGTATAtagctctattttaaatacaagTTTAATATACCTTTAATTAGATCTCAAGATACCTCCTTTAGACGCCTGTCATTTTTGGCCAGTATGTTGCATGTTGTAAGTCTAGGCTCGTGTAAAATTTGTAGGACCAGTACACACCCCTAGCTTATGTTTTAAAATAGATCTTGAAATATACCTAGTTTAAATAGATTATTTAATCTAGTTTCAATACTGACTTTTAGGAGCTATAACTTTACCAGTATGATTATACAACTAAATAGAAGTTCCAGTAAAAATTTTAGATTTTTCTAGTATAGGAACTATTTTCCTTGATTTAGTGTATTTACCCTAATCATaaatcatttggtccagttGTGCTTAAGAAAAAGTTATAGCTCCTAAAACTCAGTATAGAAACTAGATTAAATAATctatttaaactagacatatttcAAGATCTATTTTAAAACTTAAGCTAGGGGTGTGTACTGGTCCTGTAAATTTTACACGAGCCTAGACTTACAACATGCAACATAATGGCAAAAAAGTATAGTCATCTAAAGGAGGGATCTTGAGATCTAATTAAAGGTATATTAAACTTATATTTAAAATAAAGCTATATACAGTGAGCAAATAAAAAAGTTCATGTagtaaaagttgtagatctactTGCatagattccagaacagttaagtttgtatttttctaatttttttatgattttatatcgattttacaagttcacccAAGGCGTCAGGACCCAAATGTAAATGTTTTCTTTATATTTGGGTCCTGGCGCCATGGGTGGTGGCGCCAGGGggctatttctgtaaaaaaaaagtttttgggtgctatttttatgaaaaatgataaaaataatgttaaaaataataaaaaaagccTTGGAGCGGTGCCTGTGCGGTTCCGTGAGCAGCAGAGCAGGCACCGGCATGCAAGCATGCAAAGCAGAAGcactttcctttctttttttatttccttttttaaTTCTCCTTTTGTATTATTTCCTTCCATCCACTTTTCACTGTTTATTTCTAGTGCTGCGATAGATATTTTTTCATTTCATTTTCtatgttatttattttttatttcttctaaTATTTTCCTCCATTattctatattttctttttttgatgcACTAAGTCTATGGATGCTATAGATATAGTAATACTTAATATTTCTTTCCTTATGTTTTTTATGGTTTGCGCCTTACTTCCTGTGTGATATTTTTCATTTCATTCTTGTTTCTTATTTCCCTATTTAGTTAGCTGATAAActtgtttttccttcttttttttagcCCTCGtaacttttttcttctttttttctataTTCATTTGTATTCTTATTTTTAACTAAGATTCTTCTTGGAATATGTTTCTCAAAATATTGTTTTTTGGATTTTGTTGCCCGGTGAATACATTTTGTTCACTCTTATagaataattatacattagatGTGTGATTTAAAAACTTTTCCCGAAGCATATGCTCTACGTGTGTCTGTGTGTAACATGGTGCATGGTGAAAATGAGGTGACTGATTTGTTTTCCATACTGACTCAATTGGTATGGCTATATGCTTATAATTCTTTATCTAAAATTATTTATTCGTAACTAATTTATTCGCAATGCCAAATTATTTGTTCTCGTTGTAGACTAAATTGTTCGATGGTGCTGACTCATTTGTTCGAGATATTCATTTTTCATTATTTATCCTGTATAATCAAATATTCGCGATATTCAATATTTTGTTCATaacatattattatttattcattatgtttaaatttttgttcatagaaaataattatttgtccatatttttaaaatatttattcctAGTAgctaaaattaattatttaatattAAGAAAATGTGCTTATAAAATCTCGGGCAAACATAGGCAAGTgtggtcttattttgaagattttATCACAAGAAATATAATGGTACAatctaaatttaatttgaatgctTGATTTATTAGTTATAGCTTTTTATTTTCGAATTCGCATGCATTTGAGTGATGTCACCATTGTTGTCCACTTCTACATGTATGCACTTCTCTCTTCTATTTACGCCTTGTTTACttacaaaatttaaaattccaaatctatcacatcgaacGGGAATtttacatgtatggagtattaaatttagacgaaataaaaaactaattgcatagtttgcttgtaaattacgagacgaatctaatgagcctaatcagACTATGatcagacactaaattgctacagtaactatatGCTACTGACGGATTAGTTGgccttaataaattcgtctcgaaatttacagacgagttctgtaattatttttataattagtctatgttcaatacttcaaatgtgaaaagatttcatttcaaaaagTTTACGGAGGTAACTAACTACACAAGGGCTTAGATGCAAACATAAGCTCTGCAAACAGTCGGTCCGTACTTTATTACTAGGCTAGGCTGGGCCCATCTAATATTCTTTTCAGGTGATGGTTGCTGGTACCCTCGCCTGAAGTGATGGTAGCCGCCCCGTGCCCGGTGAGTGCTCGGACGCCTAAGCAACCGcgcaaagaatacgaggtgtGGCGGCCGGCGGACTGCCCAAAAATCCCCCTGAACTCCTGTTTTCTCAAATCCAGCAGTGGAATAAGTGAGTGCTCCTTCAATCCTTCCCTACCCAATTGAACAAATTTAATCACGACCTCAATCCAATCCCGCTCCTCAAACAGGCAAATTTTATCCTGAAGCTTTTTTCCTTAAGTGATGTAGAATGCCAGCGTATCAAGCAGGCAAAGTAAGCacaaaaagaaaggaaatgTTATATATCTCACTATAGAAGAAATCAAATCAGACAAGTGGACAATACATACAATAAACCATCAAACAGATTAAACCAGCAAACTATTTAGAAGGTTAAGTATGAGATTCGGACACTAATAGACTGAGCAGTTGTTCTTGGTATGAACTGATCTAGGAAAACAATACTAGTCTTTCCAATCCCAAGAAGTAAGAAAATAACTTGACAATGCTGAGACTAATCTAACACAATGCCTGACAAGCTACTCTAGCGATCCTGGCGACCTATTCATATAATTAAAATACATGTGGATGTACAGTTTGAAATGAGCTTATTTTTTATGGAAACTTAATGTCTTCTCAGAGCATGTACAACAGTTTAGACAGCTGCTGTCTATTTATCACACACAGACAGTTAAAGAGACAGTTTGTACAATGAGTTATCTGTTTAGCTGTCTATGAGATAGCTAATTTATTCTTTAGCACATATACACAGTGATCTAGTGCATAATTTGATATTTATAGCCATTTTATTGCATGCATAAGCGAATGCACAATATTTAGATAATACTATGACTCTTAAACATAAGCATGTATATAATTCAATAGCAAACAATTAGAAGGATTATCTAATTGAATAGCAATTAGCAAGCACAAAAACGAAGATTAAATCTAAAAAGTGGCATAAAACCATAAAACATTTTGTACCACGACAGACGGGCATAACATGCTCAGAAAAGTAATTCTATAGATAAAAACACAAGACAGTAGCATGAGCATTCATATTTTTAAATGTAAAGCATCACAAGACAGatctaacaaaacaagtttGAGCTCATTTGAACGTATATTTATTTTACTATGGTTTTCAGAAAATTATGAACACACTAGTATTACTGAGAATCATTTGCTAGCTTCTACTGTTCATCTTGCTCCATCCGTAAAACACAAagcggagggagagagggacaGGTCTGCAGGCACAAGCATGCTGCCGTGCTGCAACACATGGGTAGGAGGGGCGCACCGGATCCCTGCCGCCGGCGCTGAGTGGGAGCGGGATCATAAAAcggcgcgcggaggaggcgTCGACTCGCCTGGGAAAACGGGCAAATGCCGTAGACGAAGGACAGCGATCGATGCAAATCGATGGCGTCGTCTGGCCGTTGTACGTGCCCTCAAACATATCTATCAAAGTAGAAGGACATGTTGTCTTGAGATCCTTATAACCATCAGTTGCCATCACTGCATCCATCACAGTTGAACTGGAGATGAAATCAAGGCAAATATCCTTAAGCCTGTCGCAGTTACGCTGATAAGCtagagcagtggcggaggacgaTCGAAAATTTAGGTGTAACGGTGCATTTATAGACTATAGTTATATATTGTACGGAAATAAAAGTTTACAACAAGGACATCGTTCAGAAGTACCTTAAATAAGGAAAAATATGTAGATTACTCATCAAATCAACAATTGGACCAAAATAAGCTGTGAAACAATAAGAAAATATCAATTAGCAGTGAAACATTAGagtaaaaatattaaatgtaataCGAGATATACAATTAGAGTATAGAGTTATACCGATAAATTTATTAGTTGTATCTAGGATACTTCAGCAATTTCATATTCCTATCTTTCTTCTTTTGAAATGCCTTTTTGATAGATTCAATATCAATTCCTTTAATATCTCCCTCTCAATATACACAACCATTAAGTCATTAAACCAACCATCAGACATCTTGTTCCGCAACTCAATTTTAATTATCTTCATGGACGAAAAAGCCCTTTCAACCGATGCGGTCGCTACTGGTAGTAGCAATACCAACTCAACTAGGTGATAAACCAATGGAAACATCATATGTCTCTTGAGCTCAATCATTTTTGTCCTAAACTTGCAAGATCTTGACAAACTCTGAACTCCTCAATTCTCCTTACATGAATAAGAAAGATTTGTAACtgctcttttatttattttcgatCATCAAAAGAGAAGTCATCTAAATATATCTCCGTGAGGCGAGCAAGGTTATTCACATCAAACTTAGAAAATGAGTCTCTTGGATCAAGGCATGCAAAGCAAGTAAGCAATTCCGAAGATACCTCATTGAATCGATGATCAAACTCTGTTGTAATAGCATCTATTGTAGCATAGAAGGTATCAACACGGAAGTAATGATCTTGAGTGATATTGTTTCTCCCTCCTTTTCTTGATCGATCAAATCTTGGTATATTATCTTCCATATTTGGTATTGGGATATCATTGTCATAGCAAAATGCTTTGGCTTCATCAAGTAATGGCTCATAACCTTCACTTCTCAAGTTGACCAAACATGTTTTCACATCAATAATCAAAGACATAGCCTCAACAATATTTTGATCCTTCTTTTGCAAGAGAGAAGATAGTTCACTTGTTAAGTGAAGGATTTGCAACATCATCTTCATAGTAAAGATAAAGCTAAAAGACTACATGGTATGCACCAAACCGCCCGCCCTTGATGGATTACGTTGATCATCATGTATGACTGATGGAACCACTATTATTGAATCCCACATTGTTTCAATACGAAGCAAAGTCTTCTAGTGAGATCCCCATCTTGTATCTCCAGGCCTAGCTAAAGATGTTTCTTGATGTTGTCCTCTACCAGATAAAATTTCTCCACTCTCCAACCTATCCAAAAGATACCTACCCAAAAGATTTTTACGATGATTATCAAGCAGTAAATCCTTTCTCTTACAACATGCACCGGTGCTGTTCACAATCATGTTGATATAGTCAAAAAAATCCTCCATGGATGAACAACATCTTGAGACCGAAACAACAACCAGCTGCAATTGGTGAGCAAAACAATGGATATAGAAAGCATACGGGTTCTCATCACGGATTAGTTTCTGAACACCATTGAATTCACCTCTCATGTTAGAAGCCCCATCATACCCTTGCCCTCTTAATTGTGCAATAGTTAAACTATGGGCACTAAGAACTTCTACCACTGCCATCTTTAATGCTTCTGATGTAGTTTACTTGACATGCTTGATTCCTAAAAATCGTTCAATCACTTGGCCTTTTTTATTCACATACCTGTATGAGCAACGATATGATAATTTATTTAGAAACTTCATATTGGTAAATTGATCAATGATCTATGAATCATAAACATAGACATTTACCTTACTACAATAGCCATTTTGCTCTTTGACTGATATATCACGGGATTCATCAACAAGAATAGATAATCGACAATCATCCATGTTCTCCTTTATTACTTTGGTAATCGCTTCAGCACAACACGCTGCAAGTTCTTTTTGAATTTTGCCAGAAGtcatttttgcatttttaggacaGCCTTCAAAAGCCTGCCTCACTTCCTCATTTCTTAGCTTGTACCAATCAAGAAATTCTAAAAAATTACCTTTTTTAAAAGAATTTTCTGGTTCATCATGTCCACgaaatggttcaccttgcaatgCAATATAACTCACAATACCCAAAGATGTATCCAAACGGGTTTCATACTTCGCTTTAGCATCTTCGGATTGAACTATAACTTTATGTTTTACATTTGCCTCTTGATTATCAAAATCAACATATGCTGTTCTTGCTCTATTATGAGCACTATTAGGCCCACCAACATGTTTCCGCAATATCAAGTAGGAATTCTTCCATTGCTTAAAGCCTATTCTAGTAAAGGCCTCATAACCAAATTTGTCATCATCTTTACCATTTCTAAAAAGATAATAGAAGCAATAAGCCCTATCCTTCTCCAAACTATATTCCAACCAATCATATTGCTTAAACTAATCTTTTTTGAAGCTCCTATTATCTTTGCCTTTAGGAAAATTATGACATGAAGGTTGAGTTGGACCTCTTTATTTGAAAGCCATCCTAACTTCATCTCTAATATTAGGACCAAATTGATCTATTGGAATGCGAAGACCCGGACCCGAGATGACATGCTCCAGATTAAACTCAGTTATTATACCTTGATCATTTGCATCTTCATCTTGAGTTTGCATCACCACCTGCTCGACCTTCAACCTCTTCAACCTCCGGCATTGGTACTGCTACAGCATCGGTACTCTCTACTTGAGTTTGTACCACCACCTCCCCCCTCTCCAATGCCTCAAGACCAACTTCACTTTCATGAGTACTTGGGGTGCTACTTGATCCTTGGCTAAAGTAGCTCTTTAGATCTGCAAACAAAAAATTGCATTGAAGTAAATTAGCCCCTTAACCTTAAGTTCTACTTCTACATCTATTTCAATTTGAGCACTTCATGTCTTTATTGGTATTTGgtacctcttccaaatcatactgcttttctttttccctttctgtTTCTGTTGTTGCCGGAGCCCACAATATCCATTGTTAAATGTTTTCTGTTTCTGCACACACCACCACTACATCATATGAACTTCACATGGCCGGCATTCAGAGAACTCCGTCGTCAGAACTGACCAGCATACTAAGCATTTGACCAGATAACCTAACCTTATCTGACGGCAAGGCAATACTGCGTGATTTGAGAGAGTGAGAGGATGCAGGATTATGCGCAGAGACAGGTCGGCGGAGGCAGGTGGCatggaggcgaggcgcggcatggaggcgaggcgcggaggtaggcggcggctgcggcgtggaggcgtggaggcggggcgcggaggcaggcggcggctgcggcgcggaggcggcggctgcggcgcggaggcggctgcggggcgggcggcgggcggaatgcagcgcggggggggggggggggggggtagaaaAAAATTTTTTAGGCCTGGGCTTAGATATGGCGCCCGCCATACTAGGCTATAATAGGCCTTCCGCCCCTGAGCTAGAGCCAGTGTAGTGGCCACAGTTTCCACATCAAGATTCTTGCAAAGGATGGTTTCACATAGAGACTTCAGCCTGTCTACGGCATATCTGTCAGCAGCCACAAGTAAATGCCAGATCAAATCACTGTTGTACTCTCCCGTTTTCTGATCAACGTCAGGCAAGGAATCAGtatatatgaaatgcaacaGGGCCCTGAAAATAGCAGGCTGCATATCTTCAATGGTCACATGGTGCACCTTCGACTCCTTCATCGGCCCATAGAGCTCCGCTCTGAAAACTGGCGACCGCACCGCCAGCAGAATCTTGTGTGCTCCAATCGTATCTCCCCCAACACTGAATGTGACATCTACATTCTCCTCAGCCTCCAATAACTTGGCAAGTTGCTCCGTGATgctggacgacggcggcggcgcctcgatTTTGTTCACGAATTGGGTTGTAGATACAAGTGATTTCCTGACAGTGAGAATGCACTTGATGGTGAGGTGATCATTCCGAAGGTACACCGATGCCTCGAACTCTCTGCGGTTCATGCGCAAGCCTGAACATTGAATATGAAAGCAGGGATTGAACCACATCATGTCTGTCTTTTGAAAGAATGAAGGCTGCCCTATGGTCTGGTCGAGCATCCTTAGCTCGCAGGATGCCCGCACCTCGGCGTGGATCAAGTGCTTTAGAAAAATGCAGATTTCCTCGCGGTTGCTATACCCATCCGGGTAGAAGAGGAGGGCCCAGTCGTGTCCACCGATGTTGGAAAGGCCCGGCGATCACCTTGGTGAGCCGGCGATCACCTTGCCGCGCCTGGCGACCACCTTGGTGAGCCTGGCAACCACTTTCCCGCAGGCAATCACCACCCGGCGACCACTACCGGGCGATCACCCTCACAACGCTAACTCACGTGAACACCTAGAACTGGATTTAGAAATGTTGGCCTTGCCCTCACTCAAGCTCTCACTCGCGAACACAAATCACAAGGGAAACACAACACAAAGAGTTGCCAGTGACGAACGCCGCAGAGCCACTGCTCCGATATCTTGGCCTACATTCACAAGTAAAATGTAAAATGGTAccagtgccccccccccccaacaagGAGCACGGGAGGGTACAAATAGCCGAGGCGCGCTGGAGCTAATCTCCATGCCCGGCACTCTCGCCATGATCCCATGCGACCTGCACGACGCAGCCACGCACTAACGGATCAGCAGCACGCACGCCTCTCCTCCTAACCGAAACCGACCGAGCCCATCGCAGCACCCCTACTGGCTCGAGCTTGATCCAACACACCGGAACACGACGTGACATGATACGTCAGGCCTCCATGGCCGCAGCTCTCCTGCTGCTTATGCCGGACATACGCACACAGTACAAACACGCACACATGTCGTGGCTTATTTCCTAACAACCGATGGAGAAGGTGCCGGACGTGATGAACTGCTCCAAGCCCAAGTTCCTGTGTTTGCTGTACCCGAAGATCTCAAACACATGCTTTCCGTGCTCCGTCTGCGGGGTGCACGTAGAAACCATCATCGGCGTCGGCATGAGGTAAGGCGCTAAAGATGAGGAGGATGGCTGCAGCGAGAAGAATCAGTGACGGCGGCAGTGGCAATAGTGTGCCCTAGATATATGAATGGCGACAAAGAAAGGCACAATTCAGGATTACATGCCAAGAGCAAAGAAAAGGTGCTGATTAAAGTGATCTAACCTTTAATTCCGAAGATGGCCTGAGCAGGAGGCAGTGCAGGTGAGGCgagacggcagcagcagcagcagcgtagGAGAGAGGCGGTTTTGGAAAGGAAAGACGAGGCAGTGGGCTTGTTCTATTCTGTCGACCTTATATTAGGCGCTGGTACATGGGCCCAGTGTAGCCAAGAGAACCACATACGCCCAAACCCAGTAGGagtgtgttttttttatttctaaccattttttaatattattttaaaaataacccgTACCAACTTGTATTTTCACGTGGCCCTTTTGGTCATGTCAAGAGAATCGGCGCGGCAGGGCCACTATGTCACTCCACATGCGGTGGCGCGACAGAGTTACCACGCTGGCCGCTCCATCGTGCGGCCACCAACATGGCTCCGCTGAGCCCGGCTCTACCACGCCACCGCATATGGCGCGACAGGGTCTCTCGCGCCACATGGGATGGCGCGA carries:
- the LOC120713256 gene encoding BTB/POZ and MATH domain-containing protein 1-like; translated protein: MNRREFEASVYLRNDHLTIKCILTVRKSLVSTTQFVNKIEAPPPSSSITEQLAKLLEAEENVDVTFSVGGDTIGAHKILLAVRSPVFRAELYGPMKESKVHHVTIEDMQPAIFRALLHFIYTDSLPDVDQKTGEYNSDLIWHLLVAADRYAVDRLKSLCETILCKNLDVETVATTLALAQQRNCDRLKDICLDFISSSTVMDAVMATDGYKDLKTTCPSTLIDMFEGTYNGQTTPSICIDRCPSSTAFARFPRRVDASSARRFMIPLPLSAGGRDPVRPSYPCVAARQHACACRPVPLSLRFVFYGWSKMNSRS